The DNA sequence GGCCTGCGCCAATGAACATGAAGATCTTGGGGCAAAGTATTTTTCCGCTATACGCAGCGCTGGTGGATTGAGTGAGAGATAGATCGACTAAGATTGTTTTTTGTGTCGACAGCCTTTGCAATATTGTGCTGTAAATCGACATGGTAGGATTGCAGAGCATAAATTTCATTGGCCCGCATCCCACCGCCCGGGCTTCTTGCGCCGGAGCTCAGATTTTTAGGAGCTGATCATGTCCAGACAAAGAGTAAACTTGCCCTATGACCGCGCCGCAGATGGCGCGCGCGTGAATGTGATGCGTGCTGCGGAAATGCTGAGCTGCTCACGTTCGTGGGTCTACAAGCTGATTGAAGCCGGACACCTCAAGGCTTTCAGCATCGGCAGCCGCAAGGGCTTGCAGATTACCGTGCGTAGCCTTGAGGGGTATTTGACGAAGCAGGCAGTGACGAATTAAATAAAATCAGAGAGCTATGCTTAAAACAAAAACTAGTCTGAGGCATTGGTTGCGAAATCATAGGCAATTGCATATCTTACTTATCCATGCTAGGAGTTCATTACACAAATAAAATAATTTTTGATGACAAATAGGAGTGACGAGCATGAGAGATAAATTTGAATTCTTGTCCAATATTCCTGTTTCAAACATTCAGCTTGATACAAATAATTTCCGTATTGGCACAGCTGCAAGTCAACGTGAATGCATTGGATTGATGTTTGTAGATAAAAGAGCAGAACATATTATATCTCTTGCAAAAGATATCGCTGACCGTGGGCTATCACCGAATCCCATAGTGGTTGTAAAAAATGAGAAAGGTGGATTTACTGTAAAAGACGGAAACAGAAGAGTCACCGCCCTCAAGCTTTTAAATAATCCTGCTGAAGCACCGGATAATTATAGGGCAACATTTTCAGCTCTTTCAGAAAATGCAAACACTAAAATTAGCGACTCTATAAGCTGCTATCTCACAGATGAAGAGACAGCACTTTCATTTATGGAACTTTCCCACCTTGGTTTTCAGGGCGGCATTGGGCAAATCAAATGGGGATCAAATGAGAAAGATAATCTCAATGAATATAAGGGGATAAAGCTTCAAAATAATGTTGCAAGATCAGTATTAGCATATCTCAAAAATATAGGAATTTCTGACATTGATAAAGCCAAAATCACAATCTTTCAACGTCTTTTCCAAGACAAAGAAGTTCGAGACCTTATTGGAATAAAATGGGAAAATGAAACACTTTCGTTTAATGCAGACGAAAAATCAGTTGCAAACATACTCACCGAAATATTTTACGACTTTACAGAACGTGGAAGCACTACCCTTAAAATTTTTACAGCCAAAGACAGACTCGAGTACATTAATGAACTTTTTGCTAGAGGGGTCGCCAAACCTCAGCTAGCATTAAGCAGTGAAGATGGATCCAGCTCAAATCAAAGCGCATCAGAGCAAGGCAAACCACCTAGCACAACTGAACCGAACGAAGCTGCTAAGCCAAGTAAGCCATTGCAGACACCAGACAGCGCTGTCTGCCCGGCTAGAAATCCCTCATGGGATAGAAAATGGCTGATTCCCAAGCGTTGTCGCCTGGGAATACCTAAGTCTGCCACAAAGGCGTCAAATATCGCTCATGAGTTATCCCATGGAATTGGAGTCAAAAAGGCCCCCAACGGTGCTGCGGTATTACTACGACTGCTAATCGAATTTTCAATTGATAATTACATAACAAATCATTCACTGGTTATTCCAAAAGGCAAAGATATGCTATACGTTAAGGCCATTAGAATTGCAGAAAACCTATTAGATGACAGCAAGATAAATAAAAAAGAATTCGAAGATTTGTCCAAGATTAGCCAAAGTGATGACATATTTTCAGCACACACACTGAATGCGTGGGTGCACCATTCTCATTACTCGCCAGATCCCCAAAGTCTATGTATATTTTGGGATAATATTGAAAAATTCATCAAACTTTGTTGGACAAAATAGCTGGCCAGAATTAGACCGCTGTGGTAGTTTTTTGGGACTGGAGGAAGCCCCAATGGCATTTTACACACCGCTACGGTACCCCGGCGGCAAGGGTAAACTTGCCCCATTCATTCAAGACATATACACCGCCAACAATTTGAGCGACGGCACATACGTTGAACCGTATGCAGGCGGTGCTGCCGTAGCCTTGAAGCTTTTACTGGAAGGATACGCTTGGAACATCGTCATCAACGACATTGATAAGCGTGTGTTTGCTTTTTGGTGGTGCGCCCTCAACAATACTGATGGGTTGTGCCAGAAGATACGAGACTGCCGCGTTGACATGGAAACATGGCATAAGCAAAAAGAAATTTATACGAATTTCGAAAATTACTCCATCGAGGAACTTGGTTTTGCAACTTTTTTCCTGAACAGGACAAATCGCTCTGGTATTCTTTGCGGTGGTGTAATTGGTGGAAAAAATCAGACTGGCAATTTTAAAATAGATGCAAGATTTAACAAAAACAATCTTATTTCAAGAATACAGCTAATTGCAAAGTACAAATGCAGAATTAAACTTTACAACAAAGACGCTCTGCAACTAATGCAGGAATTAAGTCCTACATTTGATGACAAGACATTGGTATATTTTGACCCACCTTATTATGCTAAGGGGAAAATGTTATACCAAAACTTTTATACACCAGAAGACCATAGAGCACTTGCCCAGTTCATCAAAAGCTCTAGTCATCCATGGATTGTCACATATGACAATATCGAAGAGATTAAAGATTTATATGATGGTGAAAATAGCGTAGAATTTGATATTTCATACTATGCAAATATGGAACGACCACGCGGAAAAGAAATTATGTTTTTTAGTAACATTAATATTCCATGCCAGCCATATACCCGTAAAGCTGATTTAACGAGAATAGCTATCTGATAAATTTATGCCTACAATTAGTTTTCCTTAATGTATTGAAAATTTGATATATAAAAGAAGCGCGGCAGTAATCCACTGCCGCGCTTCTTTATTTAGTCGGTCCTTAAAAATTGAATTTAGCCGGTAATCCCCCTGAGGGCTCCCCCTGATCATGAATACTCTTCTGGACCGCACAGCATTCAGGCGTCCGGCACAAAAAGCGTCCCTGTTTTTTACTCTGGGCCCCTTCTGGCCATTACC is a window from the Desulfovibrio legallii genome containing:
- a CDS encoding DNA adenine methylase, with product MAFYTPLRYPGGKGKLAPFIQDIYTANNLSDGTYVEPYAGGAAVALKLLLEGYAWNIVINDIDKRVFAFWWCALNNTDGLCQKIRDCRVDMETWHKQKEIYTNFENYSIEELGFATFFLNRTNRSGILCGGVIGGKNQTGNFKIDARFNKNNLISRIQLIAKYKCRIKLYNKDALQLMQELSPTFDDKTLVYFDPPYYAKGKMLYQNFYTPEDHRALAQFIKSSSHPWIVTYDNIEEIKDLYDGENSVEFDISYYANMERPRGKEIMFFSNINIPCQPYTRKADLTRIAI
- a CDS encoding helix-turn-helix domain-containing protein gives rise to the protein MSRQRVNLPYDRAADGARVNVMRAAEMLSCSRSWVYKLIEAGHLKAFSIGSRKGLQITVRSLEGYLTKQAVTN
- a CDS encoding ParB/Srx family N-terminal domain-containing protein; protein product: MRDKFEFLSNIPVSNIQLDTNNFRIGTAASQRECIGLMFVDKRAEHIISLAKDIADRGLSPNPIVVVKNEKGGFTVKDGNRRVTALKLLNNPAEAPDNYRATFSALSENANTKISDSISCYLTDEETALSFMELSHLGFQGGIGQIKWGSNEKDNLNEYKGIKLQNNVARSVLAYLKNIGISDIDKAKITIFQRLFQDKEVRDLIGIKWENETLSFNADEKSVANILTEIFYDFTERGSTTLKIFTAKDRLEYINELFARGVAKPQLALSSEDGSSSNQSASEQGKPPSTTEPNEAAKPSKPLQTPDSAVCPARNPSWDRKWLIPKRCRLGIPKSATKASNIAHELSHGIGVKKAPNGAAVLLRLLIEFSIDNYITNHSLVIPKGKDMLYVKAIRIAENLLDDSKINKKEFEDLSKISQSDDIFSAHTLNAWVHHSHYSPDPQSLCIFWDNIEKFIKLCWTK